A window of Leptotrichia wadei contains these coding sequences:
- a CDS encoding ABC transporter permease, producing the protein MDFLESLKLSLSNLLSYKVRSFLTMLGIIIGIGAVIMMSSLGAGMKQNITGDLNKLGVGNFNVSIDTSPGQTYKTEDLMTEKDIENIKKIEEVEAVSPTSSAFARIEVDGNTKMFMGTGVTQDYFKISNFTIVKGRKFLPSEYKKDGRFIIIDSSTAEQLYPDENPIGKKVTLNFKKNRYELVIVGVYKDPYSSLNFGGGGGAPSSGLIPNQFLVFINGGEQNKFEELQVKATSANSLNIAMAEVKDLMSRRGSSSDKYNVRSESSGLDQFNNILNMVTLFISGVAGISLFVGGIGVMNIMLVSVTERIREVGLRKALGARTKDILVQFLIEAVILTFFGGIIGVAIGYSLALLIGMFIKTSPVLSPGVVSVCIFVSTMIGLVFGVYPAKKAATLEPMEALRTD; encoded by the coding sequence ATGGATTTTTTAGAGTCGTTAAAGTTGTCTTTGTCCAACTTGCTTAGTTATAAAGTGAGGTCATTTTTGACGATGTTAGGTATAATAATTGGGATTGGAGCAGTTATTATGATGTCGTCATTGGGAGCTGGAATGAAGCAAAATATAACGGGAGACTTAAATAAGCTAGGAGTGGGAAATTTTAACGTTTCGATTGACACTTCTCCTGGACAAACTTATAAAACTGAAGATTTGATGACGGAAAAAGATATTGAAAATATAAAAAAAATAGAAGAAGTTGAAGCGGTTAGTCCAACTTCCAGTGCTTTTGCCAGAATTGAAGTTGATGGAAATACAAAAATGTTTATGGGAACAGGAGTTACGCAAGATTATTTTAAAATATCAAACTTTACTATAGTAAAAGGAAGAAAATTTTTACCAAGCGAGTATAAAAAAGATGGAAGGTTCATAATAATTGACAGTTCTACAGCAGAGCAGCTGTATCCAGATGAAAACCCGATAGGAAAGAAGGTAACTCTAAACTTTAAAAAGAACAGATATGAATTAGTCATTGTCGGAGTGTATAAAGATCCCTATTCAAGTCTAAATTTTGGAGGTGGAGGAGGTGCTCCATCGAGCGGACTTATACCAAATCAGTTTTTAGTATTTATTAACGGAGGGGAACAGAATAAATTTGAAGAATTACAAGTAAAGGCAACTTCGGCAAATTCATTAAATATTGCAATGGCGGAAGTTAAAGATTTAATGTCAAGAAGAGGAAGTTCTTCTGATAAATATAATGTGAGATCAGAAAGTTCGGGATTAGATCAATTTAATAATATTTTAAATATGGTAACTTTATTTATCAGTGGAGTCGCTGGAATTTCATTATTTGTAGGAGGAATTGGTGTAATGAATATTATGCTTGTTAGCGTTACGGAACGAATAAGGGAAGTTGGTTTAAGAAAAGCATTAGGAGCCAGAACGAAGGATATTCTTGTGCAATTTTTGATTGAAGCAGTAATTTTGACATTTTTTGGAGGTATAATCGGAGTTGCAATTGGGTATTCTTTGGCACTTCTAATTGGTATGTTTATTAAGACATCTCCAGTATTAAGTCCAGGTGTTGTATCTGTGTGTATATTTGTTTCAACAATGATAGGACTTGTATTTGGAGTTTATCCAGCTAAAAAGGCAGCAACATTAGAACCAATGGAGGCATTGAGGACTGATTAA
- a CDS encoding ABC transporter ATP-binding protein: MIDVKNIVKTYKNGNLELTVLKGLNLSVKKGELVAFMGPSGSGKSTLMNILGCLDSLTSGTYILDGQDVSKIKGDALAKVRNEKIGFVFQTFNLLPKMNAVENVALPALYAGVKKSERTKRAIEALESVGLGDRIHHKPNEMSGGQRQRVAIARAIINNPSILLADEPTGNLDSKSTEEILEIFKKLNDKGTTIVMVTHEEDVAEHCKRIIRLKDGVIEKDEIVVNRRGG; the protein is encoded by the coding sequence ATGATAGATGTAAAAAATATTGTAAAAACGTATAAAAATGGGAATTTGGAATTAACTGTATTAAAGGGGCTTAATCTATCAGTTAAAAAAGGAGAGCTTGTTGCATTTATGGGTCCAAGTGGAAGTGGGAAATCCACTCTTATGAACATTTTGGGGTGTCTTGACAGCCTGACTTCAGGAACATATATTTTAGACGGTCAAGATGTTTCCAAAATAAAGGGCGATGCACTAGCAAAAGTGAGAAACGAAAAAATTGGGTTTGTATTTCAGACTTTTAATTTGCTTCCTAAAATGAATGCTGTTGAAAATGTTGCACTTCCAGCACTTTATGCAGGAGTAAAAAAGTCTGAAAGAACAAAAAGAGCAATAGAAGCACTTGAGAGTGTGGGACTTGGGGATAGAATTCACCATAAGCCGAATGAGATGTCTGGAGGACAAAGGCAAAGAGTTGCAATTGCAAGAGCCATCATTAATAATCCAAGTATACTTTTGGCAGATGAGCCAACTGGAAATTTAGATTCCAAATCAACTGAGGAAATTTTGGAAATCTTTAAAAAACTGAATGATAAAGGAACAACGATTGTAATGGTAACTCATGAAGAAGATGTGGCCGAGCATTGTAAAAGAATTATTAGATTAAAAGACGGCGTGATTGAAAAAGATGAAATTGTTGTAAATCGGAGAGGAGGCTAA